A single window of Bacteroidia bacterium DNA harbors:
- a CDS encoding M28 family peptidase yields the protein MKYSLLLSLFFVLMISRANSQSNIFTTNPVAEQVMLGNYDPAHYASSHAITDPDLISEALNREISPDSLKRYLEVLVSFDTRHSASDTLSDVEGIGAARRWVLSKFNGFRSQNENRLVTSFLQFDIDICGVGQHKNVLSILPGTDPAAPLILIEGHIDSRCEERCDTSCFAGGAEDNGSGTALVMELARVMGKFTFRNTIVFMATTGEEQGLIGAQAFLNYVLEKQIALKAVLNNDVIGGILCGETASPPGCPGPGNVDSTHVRIFSHGGYNSDDKGLARFVKLEYQEQLKPLVDVPMEIQIMSPVDRTGRGGDHIPFSNSNIAAVRFTAANEHGDASADSAYHDRQHSTRDVLGVDTDMDGILDSFYVSFRYLARNATINGVAAAMIAMGPETPDFDLTNASENVLTIKITKQKQYAQYRVGVRSETNDWDSVYTMNGLEETIPMAYPADKYFVSVASIDDKGVESLFSGERFTIGNNIGENPEKPQQEIELLQNRPNPFDESTYITVLVNRPVQYNDAHVQITDQNGRVLKRISLELHEGMNEVQYRHGDGIQGSYLYSLVVDGKVRQTKKMVFTTY from the coding sequence ATGAAATATTCACTGCTGCTTTCCCTGTTTTTTGTTTTGATGATTTCCAGGGCCAATTCCCAATCCAATATTTTTACGACCAACCCTGTTGCAGAGCAGGTAATGCTTGGCAACTATGATCCGGCACACTATGCCTCCTCCCATGCCATCACCGATCCTGACCTGATCTCGGAAGCGCTGAACCGGGAAATATCTCCGGATTCTCTGAAAAGATATCTGGAGGTTCTCGTAAGTTTTGACACCCGCCATTCGGCCTCTGATACCCTTTCGGATGTAGAGGGAATAGGCGCTGCCCGCAGATGGGTATTGTCGAAATTTAATGGGTTCCGGAGCCAAAATGAAAATCGGCTGGTGACCTCATTCCTTCAGTTTGATATTGACATCTGCGGAGTAGGCCAGCATAAAAATGTGCTTTCGATATTACCGGGAACGGATCCTGCAGCACCGCTTATCCTGATAGAAGGGCACATAGACAGCCGCTGCGAAGAACGATGCGATACTTCATGCTTTGCGGGTGGTGCAGAAGATAATGGCAGTGGGACTGCCCTGGTAATGGAACTAGCGCGCGTGATGGGAAAATTCACCTTCCGGAATACCATCGTTTTTATGGCTACTACTGGCGAGGAGCAGGGCTTGATCGGTGCGCAGGCCTTTCTGAATTACGTGCTAGAAAAACAGATAGCGCTGAAAGCAGTGCTGAATAATGACGTAATAGGAGGGATTCTCTGTGGAGAAACGGCTTCGCCACCCGGCTGCCCCGGACCTGGAAATGTAGATAGTACGCATGTCCGGATCTTTTCTCATGGCGGGTATAATTCAGATGACAAAGGACTAGCGCGTTTTGTAAAGCTGGAATATCAGGAGCAACTGAAACCGTTGGTGGATGTACCGATGGAAATTCAAATTATGAGTCCGGTGGATCGAACAGGCAGGGGAGGAGATCATATTCCGTTCAGCAACAGCAATATTGCGGCAGTGAGATTTACGGCCGCAAATGAGCATGGCGATGCCAGTGCCGACTCGGCTTACCATGACCGGCAACACAGTACCCGTGACGTTCTGGGCGTGGATACCGACATGGATGGAATACTTGATAGCTTTTACGTGAGTTTCCGGTATCTCGCTAGAAATGCGACAATCAATGGTGTGGCGGCAGCCATGATCGCCATGGGTCCGGAAACACCGGATTTTGACCTGACCAATGCAAGTGAAAATGTTCTGACCATTAAAATAACGAAACAGAAACAATATGCTCAATACCGCGTGGGTGTCAGATCTGAAACGAATGACTGGGACAGCGTTTACACAATGAACGGGCTTGAAGAGACCATCCCTATGGCGTATCCTGCAGATAAATATTTTGTAAGCGTTGCCTCTATAGATGATAAAGGGGTAGAGAGCCTGTTTTCAGGTGAGCGTTTTACCATCGGCAACAATATAGGCGAAAATCCGGAAAAGCCACAACAGGAGATTGAGTTGTTGCAAAACCGGCCAAATCCTTTTGACGAATCCACTTACATTACGGTACTGGTAAACAGACCGGTGCAATATAATGACGCCCATGTACAGATCACCGATCAAAATGGCCGGGTATTAAAACGGATTTCATTGGAACTGCATGAAGGAATGAATGAAGTGCAGTACCGGCATGGAGACGGGATTCAGGGCAGCTACCTGTACTCGCTCGTTGTAGATGGAAAAGTGCGGCAAACCAAGAAAATGGTATTTACCACCTATTAA
- a CDS encoding cation diffusion facilitator family transporter, with translation MGHHHSHPQPEKNLRLAFFLNLGFTILEIAGGLYTNSIAILSDALHDLGDSIALGISYFLERKSKKGGDSKYSFGYRRFSLLGALLNSILLLVGAGIVLWHAVPRIFNPQPTKVEGMIILALIGIAVNGFAFLKLRKTSSLNMKAAALHLLEDVMGWMAVLVVSIVLLFWKAFVLDALLSIGITLFILYNVVRNLRHTLKIFLQGVPEHLDIRQIENIINSIPKVISTHHTHIWTMDGEHHILTSHIVVADGTSKEDVFRIKEKTREAMTQLKIDHLTLEVEFPEEDCLMREEHCGEAHSH, from the coding sequence ATGGGGCACCATCATTCCCACCCGCAGCCGGAGAAAAACCTTCGTCTGGCCTTTTTTCTGAACCTGGGCTTTACAATCCTTGAAATTGCGGGCGGCCTTTATACCAACAGCATCGCTATTCTCTCCGATGCACTCCACGATCTTGGAGACAGCATAGCCTTGGGTATTTCCTACTTTCTGGAACGTAAATCCAAAAAGGGGGGGGACAGCAAATACTCCTTCGGTTATAGAAGATTCTCTCTTTTAGGAGCACTCCTCAACAGCATCTTGCTATTGGTGGGTGCGGGCATCGTACTCTGGCATGCCGTTCCCCGCATTTTTAATCCACAGCCTACTAAGGTGGAGGGCATGATAATTCTCGCTCTTATTGGCATTGCTGTCAATGGATTTGCTTTTCTGAAACTCAGGAAAACCAGTAGCTTAAATATGAAAGCAGCAGCCCTTCATCTGCTCGAAGATGTGATGGGCTGGATGGCCGTCCTGGTTGTCAGTATTGTCCTTCTTTTCTGGAAAGCTTTTGTACTGGACGCCCTACTCTCTATTGGCATTACGCTGTTTATCCTGTACAACGTGGTCCGCAATCTCCGGCATACTTTAAAAATATTTCTTCAGGGTGTGCCTGAGCATTTGGATATCCGGCAGATTGAAAACATAATTAATAGTATTCCGAAGGTAATTTCCACGCACCACACGCATATCTGGACAATGGATGGAGAACACCATATTCTCACAAGCCATATTGTGGTAGCGGATGGAACGAGCAAGGAAGATGTATTTCGGATCAAAGAAAAAACGCGCGAGGCGATGACCCAATTAAAAATTGATCATCTCACCCTTGAAGTGGAATTTCCTGAGGAAGACTGCCTAATGAGGGAGGAGCACTGCGGGGAAGCGCATTCACATTAA
- a CDS encoding dodecin family protein — MAILKVVEFQAESTKSFDDATNKAIVEAGKTGRTIRSVYITDSQANAADDKVTFYKVSTKVTLEGD; from the coding sequence ATGGCAATCTTAAAAGTTGTAGAATTTCAGGCTGAATCAACCAAGAGTTTTGATGATGCCACTAACAAGGCGATAGTGGAAGCCGGCAAAACAGGCCGCACCATTCGCTCGGTCTACATCACAGATTCACAAGCCAATGCCGCTGACGATAAAGTCACCTTTTATAAGGTTAGTACTAAAGTTACCCTTGAGGGGGATTGA
- a CDS encoding acyl-CoA desaturase — protein MTTRIKFNNSKQKDFYATLKTRVDDYFTASGKSKNANGHMIFKTIFILSVTVGSYLLLILANYSLPVMFLLWSVLGIFTAFIGLNICHDAIHGAYSKNEKVNKYLGLLFNLIGANAYNWNIMHNVVHHSFTNIEGHDEDIQSVPILRMSPHQELWKIHRYQHIYVFALYALASLSWVFSKDYVKFFKAKIGNYDNRHRPRKEYYNLFGFKLLYYALYIAVPLLVIDFAWWQILLGFLVMHVFEGLTLAIVFALAHVVEGTDFPLPDEKGRIENSWAVHQMYTTANFANNSFLATFFCGGLNFQIEHHLFPRICHVHYKDLSRIVENTAKEFGLPYIHNPSFLGAIGSHTRFLRELGRKEHLVAPQVETRLSA, from the coding sequence ATTCAAAACAGAAGGATTTCTACGCCACCCTGAAAACGCGGGTAGATGACTATTTCACCGCTTCAGGCAAATCAAAGAATGCCAATGGCCACATGATCTTTAAGACCATTTTTATTCTCTCGGTTACAGTAGGTTCATATTTACTGTTAATCCTGGCCAATTACAGCCTGCCGGTGATGTTTCTTCTTTGGTCGGTGCTGGGGATTTTTACTGCTTTTATTGGCCTGAACATTTGCCATGATGCAATCCACGGTGCCTACTCAAAAAACGAAAAGGTGAATAAATATCTGGGGCTGCTGTTTAACCTGATCGGTGCTAATGCCTATAACTGGAATATTATGCACAACGTAGTGCATCACTCTTTCACTAATATCGAAGGACATGATGAAGACATTCAGTCAGTTCCGATCTTGCGCATGTCCCCCCATCAGGAACTCTGGAAAATACACAGATATCAGCACATCTATGTTTTTGCCCTTTATGCGCTGGCCTCTCTTTCCTGGGTATTCTCAAAGGATTATGTCAAATTTTTTAAGGCTAAGATCGGCAACTATGATAACCGCCACCGGCCCCGCAAGGAGTACTATAATTTGTTTGGTTTCAAGCTTCTTTATTATGCCCTGTATATCGCAGTGCCCCTGTTGGTGATAGATTTTGCGTGGTGGCAGATTTTGCTCGGTTTTTTGGTAATGCATGTTTTTGAAGGATTAACTCTGGCTATCGTGTTTGCATTGGCCCATGTGGTGGAAGGAACAGACTTCCCCCTTCCGGATGAAAAAGGGCGAATAGAGAATTCCTGGGCGGTGCATCAGATGTATACCACGGCAAATTTTGCCAACAACAGTTTTTTAGCCACCTTCTTCTGTGGTGGATTGAATTTCCAGATAGAGCATCACCTGTTTCCCCGGATTTGTCACGTCCATTACAAAGATCTTTCTCGGATCGTGGAAAACACAGCGAAGGAATTTGGCCTGCCTTACATTCACAATCCTTCCTTTTTAGGCGCTATTGGCTCCCATACCCGCTTTCTGCGTGAGTTGGGCAGGAAAGAGCATCTTGTCGCGCCACAGGTGGAAACACGCCTGAGCGCCTGA